A stretch of Rhododendron vialii isolate Sample 1 chromosome 4a, ASM3025357v1 DNA encodes these proteins:
- the LOC131324084 gene encoding low affinity inorganic phosphate transporter 1-like translates to MIFPARIRSATCHGISAAAGKAGAIVVAFGFLYASESDHVLEDDTGYPKGIGVKYSLIVLGFVSLFGMVFTFLVPKTNGKSLEELSSENEDDSIDAVEESSPDKQVAYNRPIPV, encoded by the coding sequence ATGATCTTCCCTGCCCGAATTAGGTCCGCCACTTGCCACGGAATATCGGCGGCAGCAGGAAAAGCGGGGGCCATAGTTGTGGCGTTTGGGTTTTTGTACGCGTCTGAGTCCGATCATGTCTTGGAGGACGATACAGGGTACCCCAAGGGTATCGGTGTGAAGTACTCACTCATTGTGCTTGGTTTTGTGTCTCTCTTCGGAATGGTTTTTACTTTCCTCGTCCCGAAGACCAACGGAAAATCGCTCGAGGAGCTTTCCAGTGAGAATGAGGATGATTCAATTGATGCAGTTGAGGAGTCCTCGCCGGACAAACAGGTTGCTTATAATCGACCCATTCCAGTTTAA